The following coding sequences are from one Pseudonocardia sp. EC080619-01 window:
- a CDS encoding DUF418 domain-containing protein — MSERLRVLDVLRGMAIAGIVLVNVPDMLLLDPVGAGSAPLRTGLDLLVQGRLVPIFEVLFGAGMFLVARSALDRGRSPWPPLLRRLLALLGIGLLHQLVYPGEILTVYAVVGLVVLPVVLLVPRAVQLALGVVATAVVVAVAGSSVLETPGLFLIGAAGAAYGVPAVLERAGPPVWWAMAIAVPVAAVALYLQILEPGDPRFTVAGGRAGFALAVVYVLAVALVLSGPLRRAVSAVFAPLGRMALTCYLTASLVVVPVGALLALPGSGNLPAALGLAVAVVTAQSVACRFWLRRADQGPVEWLWRVVTWGSWRRTTTAPSS; from the coding sequence GTGAGCGAGCGGCTGCGCGTCCTCGACGTCCTGCGCGGAATGGCGATCGCCGGGATCGTCCTGGTCAACGTGCCGGACATGCTCCTGCTCGATCCGGTCGGGGCCGGGTCGGCGCCGCTGCGCACCGGGCTCGACCTCCTCGTGCAGGGGCGCCTCGTCCCGATCTTCGAGGTGCTGTTCGGCGCCGGGATGTTCCTCGTCGCCCGCTCCGCCCTCGACCGCGGCCGCTCGCCGTGGCCACCCCTGCTGCGCAGGCTGCTCGCCCTGCTCGGGATCGGTCTGCTGCACCAGCTCGTGTATCCCGGTGAGATCCTCACGGTCTACGCGGTCGTCGGGCTGGTGGTCCTCCCGGTGGTCCTCCTGGTGCCCCGCGCGGTCCAGCTCGCCCTGGGGGTCGTGGCCACGGCCGTCGTCGTCGCCGTGGCGGGGAGCTCGGTGCTGGAGACCCCGGGCCTGTTCCTGATCGGTGCGGCCGGTGCGGCCTACGGGGTGCCGGCCGTGCTGGAGCGGGCCGGGCCCCCGGTGTGGTGGGCCATGGCGATCGCCGTGCCGGTCGCCGCTGTGGCGCTGTACCTGCAGATCCTCGAACCGGGCGACCCTCGCTTCACCGTCGCCGGCGGCCGGGCCGGGTTCGCGCTGGCGGTCGTGTACGTCCTGGCGGTTGCGCTGGTCCTGTCCGGTCCGCTGCGCCGGGCGGTGTCCGCGGTGTTCGCCCCGCTCGGCCGGATGGCGCTGACCTGTTACCTGACGGCGTCGCTGGTCGTGGTGCCGGTCGGAGCCCTGCTCGCGCTGCCGGGATCCGGGAACCTGCCCGCGGCACTCGGGCTCGCGGTCGCCGTCGTCACCGCGCAGTCCGTGGCCTGCCGGTTCTGGCTGCGCCGGGCGGACCAGGGGCCGGTCGAGTGGTTGTGGCGGGTGGTGACCTGGGGCTCGTGGCGGCGGACCACGACGGCGCCGTCGTCGTGA
- a CDS encoding ferrochelatase has protein sequence MPEHPCTDPDAILVLSFGGPEAPDEVRPFLENVTRGRGVPPERLDAVEEHYQHFGGVSPINARNRELVEAIAARTELPVYFGNRNWHPFAEDTVREMAGAGVRRALVFATSAYGGYSACRQYHEDIARSRDAVGDVAPELVKLRHFHDHPDFVRANADAVRAALLGLDDDQREHARLVFTAHSIPNSADAAAGTPAEGGHRYSRQVAETSALVAAELGVDDFDVVWQSRSGPPQVPWLEPDIVDHIDDLHAKGVPAVVVAPVGFVSDHVEVIWDLDNEAAERAAEHGMGFARAATAGPDPRFADMVIALVREHTDGADAPRLGVVPAAGCTRDGAPCAVDCCVPQRRPARPS, from the coding sequence GTGCCCGAACACCCCTGCACCGACCCCGACGCCATCCTGGTGCTCAGCTTCGGCGGTCCCGAGGCCCCCGACGAGGTCCGTCCCTTCCTGGAGAACGTGACCCGGGGCCGCGGGGTCCCGCCGGAGCGGCTCGACGCCGTCGAGGAGCACTACCAGCACTTCGGGGGCGTCTCGCCGATCAACGCCCGCAACCGGGAGCTCGTCGAGGCGATCGCCGCCCGCACCGAGCTGCCGGTGTACTTCGGCAACCGCAACTGGCACCCGTTCGCCGAGGACACCGTCCGTGAGATGGCCGGGGCGGGCGTCCGGCGGGCACTGGTGTTCGCCACCAGTGCCTACGGCGGCTACTCGGCCTGCCGGCAGTACCACGAGGACATCGCCCGGTCCCGCGACGCGGTCGGCGACGTGGCACCGGAGCTGGTGAAGCTGCGGCACTTCCACGACCACCCGGACTTCGTGCGGGCCAACGCCGACGCCGTCCGGGCCGCGCTGCTGGGCCTGGACGACGACCAGCGCGAGCACGCCCGCCTGGTCTTCACCGCGCACTCGATCCCGAACTCCGCCGACGCGGCCGCGGGCACCCCCGCCGAGGGCGGGCACCGCTACTCCCGCCAGGTCGCCGAGACGTCGGCGCTGGTCGCGGCCGAGCTGGGTGTCGACGACTTCGACGTCGTCTGGCAGTCGCGGTCCGGCCCGCCGCAGGTGCCGTGGCTGGAGCCCGACATCGTCGACCACATCGACGACCTGCACGCCAAGGGCGTCCCGGCGGTCGTCGTCGCGCCGGTCGGGTTCGTCTCCGACCACGTCGAGGTGATCTGGGACCTCGACAACGAGGCCGCCGAGCGGGCCGCGGAGCACGGCATGGGCTTCGCCCGCGCCGCGACCGCCGGCCCGGACCCGCGGTTCGCCGACATGGTGATCGCGCTGGTCCGCGAGCACACCGACGGCGCGGACGCGCCCCGGCTGGGCGTCGTCCCCGCCGCCGGGTGCACCCGCGACGGCGCGCCGTGCGCGGTGGACTGCTGCGTCCCGCAGCGCCGTCCGGCCCGGCCGAGCTGA
- a CDS encoding bifunctional 2-polyprenyl-6-hydroxyphenol methylase/3-demethylubiquinol 3-O-methyltransferase UbiG, giving the protein MDVTPPVARFEQAYRDGDPPWVIGEPQPAVVALADAGAFTGAVADLGCGTGEHTILLARRGYDVVGADGSAAAVERAGARAAAAGVTARFTVADALDPAGLGPFDTVLDSALFHVFDAGDQARYARGLAGIVRPGGVVHLLALARTGADAEFGPVIDESEIRTAFTGPAWSVESVGRTTYRGVVTPDLAASYGEPAGTRVDVPAHLARIVRA; this is encoded by the coding sequence ATGGACGTCACCCCGCCGGTCGCCCGGTTCGAGCAGGCCTACCGCGACGGCGACCCGCCCTGGGTGATCGGCGAGCCGCAGCCCGCGGTCGTCGCACTCGCCGACGCGGGCGCCTTCACCGGAGCCGTCGCGGACCTCGGCTGCGGTACCGGCGAGCACACGATCCTGCTGGCCCGCCGCGGGTACGACGTCGTCGGCGCGGACGGCTCCGCCGCCGCCGTGGAGCGGGCCGGGGCCCGCGCCGCGGCGGCCGGCGTCACCGCCCGGTTCACCGTCGCCGACGCCCTCGACCCGGCCGGGCTGGGGCCGTTCGACACGGTCCTGGACAGTGCCCTGTTCCACGTGTTCGACGCCGGCGACCAGGCCCGCTACGCCCGCGGGCTCGCGGGGATCGTGCGGCCGGGCGGCGTCGTGCACCTCCTGGCGCTGGCCCGGACCGGCGCGGACGCCGAGTTCGGGCCGGTCATCGACGAGTCGGAGATCCGCACCGCCTTCACCGGGCCGGCTTGGTCGGTGGAGTCGGTCGGCCGCACCACCTACCGCGGTGTCGTCACCCCGGACCTGGCGGCGTCCTACGGCGAGCCGGCGGGCACCCGGGTCGACGTGCCCGCGCACCTCGCCCGCATCGTGCGCGCCTGA
- a CDS encoding sodium:alanine symporter family protein yields the protein MTTVLPPGAATSSPPADVLAAAPPPAGVLESIENAVNTVFDPISSGLSSIVFYEVTVFGISFPWIVAWLILAGMIFTVYFGFVQFRSLALAVRIVRGRYTRKDEPGEITHFQALASALSGTVGLGNIAGVGVAVTIGGPGATFWMIVAGLLSMATKFVECTLGVKYREMHADGTVSGGPMHYLRLGVAERIPNGFGRGLGKVLAAGAAVMILFFGVAGGNMFQANQTFAQLREVTGGESGMLGSSGAALGFGVLLALVVGAVVFGGIRSIGAVTGRLVPAMAIIYVAACLVVIAVNIAQVPSAIGLILAGAFSAEGVVGGAIGALIVGFQRAAFSNEAGLGSSPIAHSAVRTRHPATEGYVAMIEPLVDTVLICTMTALTIVIAGTPFWAEARATAFASGGDDVPDGVLVTSDAFATVLPWFPYVLALAVLLFALSTIITWGYYGQKAWTYLFGKSQVSERIYQTVFCLFVIVGSVLTLGSVLDFADAVLFLLAVFNIIGLYLLAPIVKREVRAFRERLRQGEITEVEPSERSML from the coding sequence ATGACGACAGTGCTTCCCCCGGGTGCGGCCACGAGCTCTCCACCCGCCGACGTGCTCGCCGCCGCCCCGCCACCGGCCGGGGTCCTCGAGAGCATCGAGAACGCCGTGAACACCGTGTTCGACCCGATCTCCTCGGGTCTGTCGAGCATCGTGTTCTACGAGGTGACCGTCTTCGGGATCAGCTTCCCGTGGATCGTGGCCTGGCTGATCCTCGCCGGAATGATCTTCACCGTGTACTTCGGATTCGTGCAGTTCCGGAGCCTGGCACTCGCGGTGCGGATCGTGCGCGGCCGCTACACCCGCAAGGACGAGCCGGGGGAGATCACCCATTTCCAGGCGCTCGCGTCAGCGCTGTCCGGGACGGTGGGGTTGGGCAACATCGCCGGTGTCGGTGTCGCGGTGACCATCGGCGGCCCGGGTGCGACGTTCTGGATGATCGTCGCCGGGCTGCTGAGCATGGCGACGAAGTTCGTGGAGTGCACCCTCGGCGTGAAGTACCGGGAGATGCACGCCGACGGCACCGTCTCCGGCGGACCGATGCACTACCTGCGGCTCGGTGTCGCCGAACGGATCCCGAACGGCTTCGGCCGGGGGCTGGGCAAGGTGCTGGCCGCGGGTGCGGCTGTCATGATCCTCTTCTTCGGCGTGGCCGGCGGGAACATGTTCCAGGCCAACCAGACCTTCGCCCAGCTGCGCGAGGTGACCGGCGGCGAGTCGGGGATGCTCGGCAGCAGCGGCGCCGCACTCGGTTTCGGCGTGCTGCTCGCGCTCGTGGTCGGCGCGGTCGTGTTCGGCGGGATCCGGTCGATCGGCGCCGTGACCGGCCGCCTCGTCCCCGCGATGGCGATCATCTACGTGGCGGCCTGCCTCGTGGTCATCGCCGTGAACATCGCCCAGGTGCCCTCCGCGATCGGGCTCATCCTCGCCGGTGCGTTCAGCGCCGAGGGCGTGGTGGGCGGCGCGATCGGCGCGTTGATCGTCGGTTTCCAGCGGGCGGCGTTCTCCAACGAGGCCGGACTCGGATCGTCCCCGATCGCGCACTCCGCCGTGCGGACCCGCCACCCGGCGACCGAGGGCTATGTGGCCATGATCGAGCCGCTCGTCGACACCGTGCTCATCTGCACGATGACGGCGCTGACCATCGTGATCGCGGGTACGCCGTTCTGGGCGGAGGCCCGGGCGACGGCGTTCGCGAGCGGCGGCGACGACGTACCGGACGGCGTGCTCGTGACCTCGGACGCGTTCGCGACCGTGCTCCCGTGGTTCCCGTACGTGCTGGCGCTGGCAGTGCTGCTGTTCGCGCTCTCGACGATCATCACGTGGGGGTACTACGGCCAGAAGGCCTGGACCTACCTGTTCGGGAAGAGCCAGGTCAGCGAGCGGATCTACCAGACCGTCTTCTGCCTGTTCGTGATCGTCGGTTCGGTGCTGACGCTGGGCAGCGTGCTGGACTTCGCCGACGCCGTCCTGTTCCTGCTGGCGGTCTTCAACATCATCGGCCTCTACCTGCTGGCCCCGATCGTGAAGCGTGAGGTGCGCGCCTTCCGGGAGCGGCTGCGGCAGGGCGAGATCACCGAGGTGGAGCCCTCCGAACGTTCCATGCTGTGA
- a CDS encoding NfeD family protein encodes MTPALIWLLVGVVLVGAEFVSGELFLVMLGGGALAAAGGAALGLGLLPSAGLFAIVSVLLLLAVRPVAKRKLQERMGSLERHQDRFVGSAAEVVQRVDGEGGQVRIGKEVWSARSMDGREVLEAGTTVTVLQVTGAAVLVTGRGELPAS; translated from the coding sequence ATGACACCGGCACTGATCTGGCTGCTCGTCGGGGTGGTCCTGGTCGGGGCGGAGTTCGTGTCCGGCGAGCTGTTCCTGGTGATGCTCGGCGGGGGTGCGCTCGCCGCGGCCGGGGGCGCCGCGCTCGGACTGGGGCTGCTGCCGAGCGCGGGACTGTTCGCGATCGTGTCCGTGCTGTTGCTGCTGGCCGTCCGGCCGGTCGCGAAACGGAAGCTGCAGGAACGGATGGGGTCGCTGGAACGCCACCAGGACCGGTTCGTGGGCTCCGCCGCCGAGGTCGTCCAGCGGGTCGACGGCGAGGGCGGCCAGGTCCGGATCGGCAAGGAGGTCTGGTCGGCCCGCTCGATGGACGGGCGCGAGGTCCTCGAGGCGGGCACGACCGTCACCGTCCTGCAGGTCACCGGCGCTGCCGTGCTCGTGACCGGCCGGGGGGAACTGCCGGCGTCCTGA
- a CDS encoding FAD-binding oxidoreductase → MTTTTQSLHTALSARVTGRVVTGAAPGTCFQTGTAHRSEVTVAAGGPADVAAVLDVADRHGAPVTVHASGHGLRVPAAGGVLLDTSAMSGVGVDPATASARVGAGATWADVAAAAAPHGLRAPSGSAPSVGVAGYLSGGGLGLAVRSDGWAADHVRSIEVVDRDGVREVTGGEVFTRLRGTGPRSGEVVTAVTIGLLPADPLTGGGLVTVLGPADEPGDPAPLHAWASWTAGLPDAVTSGVSVVPYPDLPFLPPHLRGRRVLRVGVTVSGTTAEADRWLAPLRAAVGWDDDTVGPLDPVDSARVYAEPEFPHAYLGDCVLVDGLDPAALDRVATRTGPMAVTGIRHLGGAAGRAPRVPDSVRGRDAAYLVNALAPFGDGAVDPATARTEVTRILHPFTATGTHPAFRFGPA, encoded by the coding sequence ATGACCACGACGACACAGTCCCTGCACACCGCTCTCTCCGCCCGCGTCACCGGCCGGGTCGTCACCGGCGCCGCGCCGGGCACCTGCTTCCAGACCGGGACGGCGCACCGGTCCGAGGTCACCGTCGCCGCCGGCGGTCCCGCGGACGTCGCCGCCGTGCTCGACGTCGCCGACCGGCACGGCGCGCCGGTGACGGTGCACGCGTCGGGCCACGGGCTCCGGGTCCCCGCCGCGGGCGGGGTCCTGCTCGACACCTCGGCGATGAGCGGGGTCGGTGTCGACCCGGCGACGGCGTCGGCACGGGTCGGGGCCGGCGCGACCTGGGCGGACGTGGCGGCCGCGGCGGCACCGCACGGCCTGCGGGCGCCGAGCGGCAGCGCCCCGTCGGTCGGGGTGGCCGGGTACCTGTCCGGCGGCGGTCTCGGCCTCGCCGTCCGGTCCGACGGCTGGGCGGCCGACCACGTGCGGTCGATCGAGGTGGTGGACCGCGACGGCGTCCGCGAGGTCACGGGCGGGGAGGTCTTCACGCGGCTGCGCGGGACCGGTCCGCGGTCCGGGGAGGTCGTGACCGCGGTGACGATCGGCCTGCTCCCCGCGGACCCCCTCACCGGTGGCGGGCTGGTGACGGTCCTCGGCCCCGCCGACGAGCCCGGCGACCCGGCTCCGCTGCACGCCTGGGCCTCGTGGACGGCCGGGTTGCCCGACGCGGTGACGTCCGGCGTCTCGGTCGTGCCCTACCCGGACCTGCCGTTCCTGCCGCCGCACCTGCGCGGGCGCCGGGTGCTGCGGGTCGGCGTCACCGTCAGCGGGACGACCGCCGAGGCCGACCGGTGGCTCGCGCCGCTGCGCGCGGCCGTCGGCTGGGACGACGACACGGTCGGACCGCTCGATCCCGTCGACTCCGCGCGGGTGTACGCCGAGCCGGAGTTCCCGCACGCCTACCTGGGCGACTGCGTCCTCGTCGACGGGCTCGACCCGGCCGCCCTCGACCGGGTCGCGACCCGCACCGGCCCGATGGCGGTGACCGGGATCCGGCACCTCGGCGGGGCGGCGGGCCGGGCCCCGCGGGTCCCGGACTCGGTGCGGGGCCGCGACGCGGCGTACCTGGTGAACGCCCTGGCCCCCTTCGGCGACGGGGCGGTGGACCCCGCCACGGCCCGCACGGAGGTGACCCGGATCCTCCACCCCTTCACCGCCACCGGCACCCACCCCGCATTCCGCTTCGGCCCCGCCTGA
- a CDS encoding MsnO8 family LLM class oxidoreductase, with protein MRPGGSAADVVDGAITMAQHAESLGLLRYWVGEHHLTPGLGSTSPMVLLSHLAARTGRIRLGVAATPVAHHPPLRLAEDSLLLSALSGGRTDLGLGRSDADRIPRTVGGDQDRSRVEARLLERGLGTFSGRCDQLLRLLDGKEPGLHGDPVRLLDAVPPQVWVHATAAGESSGYAARSGLPLGIAYFARPTTALEAVDDYRARFTPGPYRDRPHVAVAVSALAARTGAEAADLTAGYDVWLRGLDRDRGPSYHPTADERALMPPLDTDDAVALEDRLRTRVTGTPRAVAERLAAIVDAVEADELVVETVAPTLEDRLRSTELIARAWREV; from the coding sequence GTGCGGCCCGGTGGGTCCGCCGCCGACGTCGTCGACGGCGCGATCACGATGGCCCAGCACGCCGAGTCGCTCGGGTTGCTGCGCTACTGGGTCGGTGAGCACCACCTCACCCCCGGACTCGGTTCGACCAGCCCGATGGTCCTGCTCTCGCACCTCGCCGCCCGCACCGGGCGGATCCGCCTCGGCGTCGCCGCGACACCGGTCGCCCACCACCCGCCCCTGCGGCTCGCCGAGGACTCGCTGCTCCTCTCCGCGCTCTCCGGCGGCCGGACCGACCTGGGGCTCGGCCGGTCCGACGCCGACCGCATCCCGCGCACCGTGGGTGGCGACCAGGACCGCTCCCGGGTCGAGGCCCGGCTCCTGGAACGCGGGCTGGGCACCTTCTCCGGGCGCTGCGACCAGCTGCTGCGGCTGCTCGACGGGAAGGAGCCGGGGCTGCACGGCGATCCGGTGCGACTGCTCGACGCCGTCCCGCCGCAGGTCTGGGTACACGCGACGGCGGCCGGGGAGAGCTCCGGCTACGCGGCGCGGTCCGGACTGCCGCTGGGCATCGCCTACTTCGCCCGCCCGACGACGGCGCTCGAGGCCGTCGACGACTACCGCGCGCGGTTCACCCCCGGCCCGTACCGGGACAGGCCGCACGTGGCCGTCGCGGTGTCGGCGCTCGCCGCGCGCACCGGGGCGGAGGCCGCTGATCTCACCGCCGGGTACGACGTCTGGCTGCGTGGTCTCGACCGGGACCGTGGGCCGTCCTACCACCCGACGGCGGACGAGCGCGCCCTCATGCCGCCACTGGACACCGACGACGCCGTCGCCCTGGAGGACCGGCTGCGGACCCGGGTCACCGGCACCCCGCGCGCCGTGGCCGAGCGGCTGGCCGCGATCGTCGACGCCGTCGAGGCCGACGAGCTGGTGGTCGAGACGGTGGCGCCGACGCTGGAGGACCGGCTGCGGTCCACCGAACTGATCGCCAGGGCCTGGCGGGAGGTCTGA
- a CDS encoding tyrosine-type recombinase/integrase has product MADPTPSAALTVLTALPARPAPEVPGPHDDGAGADWPGVDDPAELRTLVARWLAGYGTAQTRRTYAYALGLPPEWADAVTGVPRPERPGHGRTPPPARRGRLHRLAFFRWCAGHRLDPRAVTAAHVTTWLHALDAAGAGKRTRARMLSTVSAFYAFLAEEGVLGGNPAALHRGRLGLAGTSRDPSPTIRLTAGQVRELWTAAADLPNRTRHRELYAARAVAFVALLCLGLRISEITGLDRDDLVVSGGERLLRVRGKGGTVREVFPGDATIDALTGYLLLRDREYGDPLPARGSADRRSPLLATRDGGRCSRHDLHHLLRRIARAAGPALADVAERIHPHTLRHAYVTLALEAGAPIQHVQADVGHASIATTRHYDRSLRSRSGSAADLVTGLVTDPRPDR; this is encoded by the coding sequence ATGGCCGATCCCACCCCGTCCGCCGCGCTGACCGTGCTCACCGCGCTGCCCGCGCGTCCGGCCCCGGAGGTCCCCGGCCCGCACGACGACGGCGCCGGCGCCGACTGGCCGGGCGTCGACGACCCCGCGGAGCTCCGGACGCTCGTCGCCCGCTGGCTCGCCGGGTACGGGACGGCCCAGACCCGCCGCACCTACGCCTACGCGCTCGGCCTGCCCCCGGAGTGGGCCGACGCCGTCACCGGTGTGCCGCGGCCGGAACGGCCGGGGCACGGCCGCACTCCCCCGCCGGCCCGCCGCGGGCGGCTGCACCGCCTCGCCTTCTTCCGGTGGTGCGCAGGTCACCGGCTCGACCCGCGTGCGGTGACGGCCGCACACGTCACGACCTGGCTGCACGCTCTGGACGCGGCGGGCGCCGGCAAGCGCACCCGCGCGCGGATGCTGTCGACGGTGTCGGCGTTCTACGCGTTCCTCGCCGAGGAGGGCGTGCTCGGCGGCAACCCGGCCGCGCTGCACCGCGGCCGGCTCGGACTGGCGGGCACGTCCCGCGACCCGTCGCCGACGATCCGGCTCACCGCCGGCCAGGTGCGGGAGCTCTGGACGGCCGCCGCGGACCTTCCGAACCGCACCCGGCACCGCGAGCTGTACGCGGCCCGCGCCGTCGCCTTCGTCGCGCTGCTCTGCCTGGGGCTGCGGATCTCCGAGATCACCGGCCTCGACCGCGACGATCTCGTCGTCTCCGGCGGTGAACGGCTGCTGCGGGTGCGGGGCAAGGGCGGCACCGTGCGGGAGGTCTTCCCCGGCGACGCCACGATCGACGCCCTCACCGGCTACCTGCTGCTGCGCGACCGGGAGTACGGCGACCCGCTCCCGGCCCGTGGCTCCGCCGACCGCCGGTCACCGCTGCTCGCCACCCGCGACGGCGGGCGCTGCTCGCGCCACGACCTGCACCATCTGCTGCGCCGCATCGCCCGGGCGGCCGGGCCCGCGCTCGCCGACGTCGCCGAGCGGATACATCCGCACACGTTGCGGCACGCCTACGTCACCCTCGCCCTGGAGGCGGGCGCCCCGATCCAGCACGTGCAGGCCGACGTCGGGCACGCCAGCATCGCCACCACCCGGCACTACGACCGGTCGCTGCGCTCCCGGTCCGGGAGCGCAGCGGACCTGGTCACCGGGCTCGTCACCGATCCACGACCGGACCGGTGA
- a CDS encoding LysR family transcriptional regulator, with product MELRHLRYLVTVVDEGTVTAAAETLHVAQPGVSAQLRQLERELGETLLERGPRAVVPTEAGRAVLPHARAALAAVEGARDAVAALRGLVQGRVAVGMASSLPDTVLADPVGDFAAEHPGVEVTLREGTTDELVTDLRAGRVDLAVLGFPTAPPDGLDGRVLVESELVAAVAADDAVAGDAVLPLAELVRRPLICLPRGHGLRTALDGALAAHGLTARVTFESGAMNLLLRLAARGAGTAVVPAPALRAAAVQALERPPAALALEPEVRTRLHLVWRSGGPGGPAARALLDRLLG from the coding sequence ATGGAACTGCGGCATCTGCGCTACCTGGTCACCGTGGTCGACGAGGGCACCGTCACTGCGGCCGCGGAGACGCTGCACGTCGCGCAGCCCGGCGTGAGCGCGCAGCTGCGGCAGCTGGAACGGGAGCTGGGGGAGACCCTCCTCGAACGCGGTCCCCGTGCCGTCGTGCCGACCGAGGCAGGACGGGCGGTGCTGCCGCACGCCCGGGCCGCGCTGGCCGCCGTCGAGGGAGCCCGGGACGCCGTCGCCGCCCTCCGCGGGCTCGTGCAGGGCCGGGTCGCGGTGGGGATGGCCAGCTCGCTGCCCGACACCGTGCTCGCCGACCCGGTGGGCGACTTCGCCGCCGAGCACCCCGGGGTCGAGGTGACACTGCGCGAGGGCACCACCGACGAGCTCGTCACGGATCTGCGTGCCGGGCGCGTCGATCTGGCGGTCCTCGGGTTCCCCACCGCACCGCCCGACGGGCTCGACGGCCGGGTGCTGGTCGAGTCCGAGCTGGTCGCCGCTGTCGCCGCGGACGACGCCGTCGCCGGCGACGCGGTGCTCCCGCTCGCCGAGCTGGTGCGGCGCCCGCTGATCTGCCTGCCCCGCGGCCACGGATTGCGCACCGCGCTGGACGGCGCGCTCGCGGCGCACGGCCTGACCGCCCGGGTGACGTTCGAGTCCGGTGCGATGAACCTGCTGCTGCGCCTCGCCGCCCGTGGGGCGGGGACGGCCGTCGTCCCGGCACCGGCGCTGCGGGCCGCCGCGGTGCAGGCGCTGGAGCGGCCGCCGGCGGCGCTGGCGCTCGAACCGGAGGTGCGGACCCGGCTGCACCTGGTGTGGCGCTCGGGCGGGCCCGGGGGACCCGCCGCGCGCGCGTTGCTCGACCGGCTGCTCGGCTGA
- a CDS encoding DUF3097 domain-containing protein, with protein MSRTHDYRGAFDAAGTRAARPSRVAEVPAEPGLVVEDPASGFCGAVVGITGSEVTLEDRFGGRRIFPLRPAAFLFEGAPATLVRPKAAPAGRTLSASGSVHVAGHRARTARAARIWVEGLHDAHLLEQVWGHDLRVEGVVVEPLHGVDDLAAAVRDFAPGPHRRLGILVDHLVEGTKETRQAREAYRATREAQHHVLVTGHPYVDVWQAVKPSVVGIREWPVIPRGTDWKTGVCARLGWGEPADGARRVLGAVSSYRDLESPMIGAVERLIDFVTAIEEPDARA; from the coding sequence ATGAGCCGGACCCACGACTACCGCGGCGCGTTCGACGCCGCAGGCACCCGTGCCGCGCGCCCGTCCCGCGTCGCGGAGGTCCCGGCCGAGCCCGGCCTCGTCGTGGAGGACCCGGCGAGCGGGTTCTGCGGAGCGGTCGTCGGGATCACGGGGTCCGAGGTGACGCTGGAGGACCGCTTCGGCGGGCGGCGGATCTTCCCGCTGCGGCCCGCGGCGTTCCTGTTCGAGGGCGCTCCGGCCACGCTGGTGCGCCCGAAGGCCGCGCCGGCCGGACGGACGCTGTCCGCGTCGGGGTCGGTGCACGTCGCGGGCCACCGGGCCCGCACGGCCCGCGCCGCCCGGATCTGGGTCGAGGGCCTGCACGACGCCCACCTGCTCGAGCAGGTGTGGGGGCACGACCTGCGGGTGGAGGGTGTCGTCGTCGAACCCCTGCACGGCGTCGACGACCTGGCCGCCGCCGTCCGCGACTTCGCACCCGGGCCGCACCGCCGTCTCGGGATCCTGGTCGACCACCTCGTCGAGGGCACCAAGGAGACCCGGCAGGCGCGCGAGGCGTACCGCGCCACCCGGGAGGCGCAGCACCACGTGCTCGTCACCGGTCACCCGTACGTCGACGTGTGGCAGGCGGTGAAACCGTCCGTGGTCGGGATCCGGGAGTGGCCGGTGATCCCGCGGGGGACGGACTGGAAGACCGGGGTGTGTGCCCGGCTCGGCTGGGGCGAGCCCGCGGACGGCGCGCGCCGGGTGCTGGGCGCGGTCTCGAGCTACCGCGACCTGGAGTCGCCGATGATCGGGGCCGTCGAGCGGCTGATCGACTTCGTGACGGCGATCGAGGAACCGGACGCGAGGGCCTGA